A stretch of DNA from Pogoniulus pusillus isolate bPogPus1 chromosome 8, bPogPus1.pri, whole genome shotgun sequence:
TCTAACAAATACCTCTACTCATGATTTTGCCTTACAGTTTGCTATTGGTAATCAAATAGAAAAAATTAAGTCTATCTGCTAAAAAGTTGCCATTTTTTACTGACACAGCCtaagtcctcagcacagcagtctGAGCCATTCTACTCTCCAGCACACCACTACTCCTGGGTGTAACCAGCTACAGTTCAATTCTGATGACAAGATGTGAGGACTAAGGTTTTGTACTGAGGCTGTGACCTAGTGGCATAAGCTGCTCCTCATTAAAATCAACACTGTTGTACAGTCAGCTACTCTGTCATCATTAATGAAGCACTTATTTCTAGTCTGACACATTAACTGGTTTCAGCCAGAGAAtctttggagagaaaaaaaagtcccCCACAACATACTTCCCTAAGACTTTTCTACCGTACTGCTATAGCATTCACGTCTTGCTTTATGAGTTttgtgctcctctgcagcagggtaCAAGGTGGGAAAGTTTCTTTGGTTCTTTAACTTAGTACACCTGTGAGCATGCACAATAAAGCACTCATCCCTTTTATTGTATTTTGCTGGCAGTTACTGCTTTACATAAGGTTTAGTTCCTTTCAATATGTTAACTCCCTCACACACCATTAGGgttgtggttggacttgatctcaaaacTGTTTTCCAACataaacagttctatgattgtgCAACTGTAAATGTTGAAGCCTAAAAGCACTAATATTTCAGAATGACTTACCTTATACAAGTACACCCAATTCCATGCAGAACTGATGAGAAAACTTATTATTATAACACGTTTTATCTGAACGAACCAATGAATACGTGTCCAGAGCTCTGTAGCTACTACAGCCACAACACACACTAAACACAAGAGtatctgaaaaagaaaacaagaaaaaactcTCAGACTCTAGATCTGGGATTTCCCAAAGCTTAGTGCCAGTGCATATGAAACAACTTCCAGCTTCTGTTTTCACTAGCATCCTTTACAGAAATCATTAGCAATCCTCAGCTCAGCATTTGAAAATGGGATGGTAAATAGAGATGAGAGTGTCCAGCagctcaagggaggttctccttcccctctactctgtcctggtcagacctcatcttgaatactgcattcatttgtgggctccccagtttaagagggacagagatctgctggagagggtccagcagagagctacaaggatgattaggggactgcagggcatgccctatgaggagaggctgagggacctggggcttttagtctggagaagactgaaatgggattaaatgtttataaacatctgacgGCTGTTCAGGAGAGGAGggacaagctctgctcacttgctcccagggataggacaaggagcaatggatgtaagctgcagcacaggaagttccacgtCAACACAAGGGagttgtaagggtcacagaacactggaataggctccccagagaggtcgcGGAGTTtacttccctggagactttcaaggcctgtctggatgcgttcctctgtgatctgtgctagattgtgtggtcctgttctggcagggggattggactcgatctccttgggtcccttccaacccctaatatcctgtgacagCTTCACATAGTCAtgctctcccctccaccactaTAGAGTTTTTCCACAGAAGTCAGAAAAGCCTCTGACCTTTTAGACCTAAAATATACACTTGTCTCAGTATAAATGTATTTCAACTCCTGAAGAAGCCAACAGCTTCAGCATCTATTTGAACAAGAGACAAATCTGGGAAATCTGTAAAGCACAAACTGTCAGTAGAGTGCTAGAGTCTAATGAGTCACATAACACATGAAAGACAGGAGATAAAAAGAAGCAAGCACAgtaaaaaaacaccccacacaAAAGCACAGTAAGGAAAGGATGATCACAGGAATAAAACACTTGAATAGTTACCTACTTTAAGCAACTGTGAAACCAAGAGTGACTCACTGTAGGTATGATGAAAAGAGACACTTTATGTGTGGTGTTACAATAGCAATAGTCATTGACTTGCACAAAAACTAGAGAAAACAGCAATTAAAAACCTAACAAAAGAAGTCACTCTCTTACCATAAACATATTATATAGATCGATTCCAAAAGTGTCTTCAAATCTCCAGTGCCAAGCTTCATAATCATGGGGCTTAAAATTGATCAAAATAtcactaagtgcatcatccatAGCACCTAACTGCCACGTTTCCTCATTGAGAAACTTGAGGATCTCCAAGTATGTCTGCTTTGTAAGGATGATCTCAGCATCATAATGGACATGGTCCACATTCTCCTCAGgctacattaaaaacaaaacaatggtTAAAAGCTGATTATTTGGAAATAGAACAGTTTGAAATCAGAGAAGAGTTACTTAGATTGGAccttaggaacaggttctttacgaTCAGGGtggtggagatattcaaggtgaggcttgacagggctctaggtgacctgatctagttaaggatGTCCCTGATCAGTGCAgggagttggattagatgacctgtggaggtctcttccaacctgggtaattctatgattttgctaTCTCAGCAGAGTATTCCTATAGCTGCGTCTAGCAACAGGTAGAGATATGGTCTCCCTTTGGATGCTTTACAGATCAGAGAGCAAGTGGCCCTCCAAGCAAACGCTGCTAACTAGTAGCAACGCTGCATGCGCACATCTCTGTCATTTTGTCCTTTGCAATTCTCTGCcattcattttatttttcaagtACACCAGAGTAACTAATCAATATTCAGTAACTGAAAAAATGCTTAGAGCAATAATACTAATTCTACTTAACTCTCAGTGACagttcagatacttacaaacccAAGTTTTCCAGCTTCATTTAAAATCTTATTCAAGTATCGCTTAAAAATATAAAAGCTGCGGCTCTGGTGCGATTTGGCATTCCTCTTCTCACAATCTTCAATCTGCAATGAGAAGACACTCTGTGCATTTCTTGTTCTAAGCAgaagcagccctcccagcacctGAAACTCAGGATGAAGTGAGGCACATGTTTGGAGTTTAGCAGTAAGCCTGTGTTTAGCACAGCAGATAAACTGCCTATGCAGTTAATGAAGATGATGCTTTCTAGTGGACTGGTCAGCACTGGAGACTTTGGATCTGGTAACAGTGCAGTTAGTATTCAAACCTCAGACTGaccagaaaaagaagagagatcTGGTTCTCCTTAAATTATAtttacatggaaaaaaaaagaataaaaacctCCAACCCTCTACATAACACATGGTGTCTCACAAATGAAGCCAGCAGTTCTCCTGTTCTGTACTATTCAGAACAACATCATCAGAAAGTACAGAAGTCCAGAGAATAATCTGAAGTTCCATATCAAACCTTCTGTTGCAAGGATTCTAATTCCCTGGAACAACTCGACAGGTTTTCAGTACCGACTCCATCTGTATTCTTATCCTCAGAGTCATGATAGTTTGCCTAAAAGAAAAGCATCACAGCATTTAATCAGTATGCAATAGTACACTCCTGTAATGATCACCTTAAaagaagcagaggagctgaaaaCTAAGTGTtggtctttgctgctgctgtactcCTAGTTATAGTCtggctccctctctgctcttgttTTAGGCTCCATATTATCAACTGCTTTAAGTTTATCCCAATGCATGCTGCCTTCAGAAGGTGAAGTCTTGTCCTAACCTCCCCCATCTGCCCTTTCCCCTCCTGAGTGTTGGCAAGCCACGAAGTGCATTAGATTAGATAATCGAACTGGCTAAAAACTGACTTAGCAAGCAAAGGAGCTGTTTTCAGACGAATTCCCAGTCCAGCTGGCCAGGCAGCCAGCCAGACTGAAAGTAAACACAAAGGTTCAGTCTGGTTGCATGCCCTTCCTTTCATGGTCCCTCCTCACTCTTCAACAGGCCATTGCTGCTGTTAATTGCGCAGACTTGGTTGTAGCAGTGCTTCCACACAACCAGGTACGTGCATTGAAAAGGTCTCCAAAAGAAAGTGCAACATCACTGAAATCGGGCCAGTACAAAGCTTGGTTTTGAGGACTCTAGTGGCCCACACAGCCTGCCTACCCCGAATCTCTCAATGCAGACCAGAAAATAAATCTCAACAAGATAGATTAACCCAAAGCATGTTTTTCTTAAGATGCGGTTCTATTTTTGTGGgatgcaacaaaaaaaaaaaacaacctcccaGTATTTTTTCACAAAAGCTGAAGCAGTTGGGCAGCAAGTTGAAACACTCCAAAGCTTCCTGCTGAATTTTCAGGATGCTATCTGGTGGATTTGGGACAGGCGGAGGCTATGGAGGAACTTTATGCAGAGAATTAATGCAGTCTGAATTTAAACTTCATAAAAACTGTTCtgaagagttacaacagttatTATTCAAGACTGCAAAACCAAACTTGCAAGGTGAAGAATGACAAAAAAGTGCCTGTTCAATCAATCACAATGTACAGTGCCACGTGTGCACGTATTTATCAGATGAACAAAGTACATCCCATGAGTCCACCTCTCATACAAGGCAACCCAGACAATTCACCGTGTTAAAACTAGCTTTCCTTACTTCAGCCTCTCCCCAAGGATTTATTACAGTACTGCACTCCATCCCCACTCTGATCGTCCTTCCGGCACTGCAAAACTGACTCTGCGAAGGTATTGGGAAAGCAAGTGGAGTTTGTTTCCCTATTAGAAGGAACCCTGTCAGGAAAAGGCCCTGAGTTAATTATCTACAGTAGTATCGGTAGCTACTTTTTTCTCCGCAATTTCACCAATGGGCTCACCAACACTTTTCTGTTTATAGATCGAAATGTAATCTGATGTCGCGATTTGTGGGCAAACTTTCAACAGCACTGCGGCTAATGGACCGTTTAGAAGAGACACTTATTCAtgcattctttctttttctacCTGGTAAGGTCTCCTCATTGTTCCTGATGCTGCATCGTAATTGAGCATATCCGTGGGGTCAATCCATTCATCATCTGGAGCTTTACCGCTCCCCACTAGCACAACTGCACACAATACCAAAGGGAACAGCATCCTGTATCGCtaaagacaacaaaaaaaatcaagtatttAGTTCAGAACCTCACACAACGTGTAAAAAAACTTTAAACCCCTTTACAACATGAAAAACGCCTTCTCTTGTCGTTTTTAAACTCGTATCTCTATTAAGCAAGTGAAACttcacttccctctccctcgAAGAAAACACTGGCACGAATATGCAACAGTTATGCTGTACTGTACAAGCGGATCAATGTAGCTTGCTGTAGTTATCAGCAGCTGTAGTGCAGAGTTCAGAATTGCCACAAATAGCATAAATCGGGGCGGAACCTTTCCGGGCTTTAACACAAGGATGCGGCACCGCAGAAGCTCTCCTAGCACGCCTTGCCGGGGTCGTGAgaccgttcctgccctgctcggCCCGTATCCACAGCGCAGTCACCTGCTCCGACAGGCCACCCGCCCCGCTTCCCGCGGCCGCAGCCAGCGCCCGCTCCGCGGCACAGCCGAGCTCCAGCCGCGCACACGCCCGCTCCGCGGCACAGCCGAGCCCCAGCCGCGCACACGCCCGCTCCGCGGCACAGCCGAGCCTCACCAGCCGCGCACACGCCCGCTCCGCGGCACAGCCGAGCCCCAGCCGCGCACACGCCCGCTCCGCGGCACAGCCGAGCCTCACCAGCCGCGCACACGCCCGCTCCGCGGCACAGCCGAGCCTCACCAGCCGCGCACACGCCCGCTCCGCGGCACAGCCGAGCCTCACCAGCCGCGCACACGCCCGCTCCGCGGCACAGCCGAGCCCCAGCCGCGCACACGCCCGCTCCGCGGCACAGCCGAGCCCCAGCCGCGCACACGCCCGCTCCGCGGCACAGCCGAGCCTCACCAGCCGCGCACAGGCCCGCTCCGCGGCACAGCCGAGCCCCAGCCGCGCACAGGCCCGCTCCGCGGCACAGCCGAGCCTCACCGGCGCTAGAGGCGGTCCGTTGCAAGCGCTGGAGCGGCAACAAAAGGGAAAACGCCAGAGGCTACCCCCACCTTTGCTTTCGCCTTGTTTATCTCGGGCACTGACGCCAGGCTCCGAGAAGACAGGCGGCC
This window harbors:
- the CLCC1 gene encoding chloride channel CLIC-like protein 1 isoform X3, which translates into the protein MLFPLVLCAVVLVGSGKAPDDEWIDPTDMLNYDAASGTMRRPYQANYHDSEDKNTDGVGTENLSSCSRELESLQQKIEDCEKRNAKSHQSRSFYIFKRYLNKILNEAGKLGFPEENVDHVHYDAEIILTKQTYLEILKFLNEETWQLGAMDDALSDILINFKPHDYEAWHWRFEDTFGIDLYNMFMILLCLVCVVAVVATELWTRIHWFVQIKRVIIISFLISSAWNWVYLYKQAFARHQADIAKMEQFDNVCAEKLDWRDSLIEWLTSKWTLQDDPCQKYYETLLVNPVWLVPPTKALAITITNFVTEPLKHVGEGVGEFIKALMKEIPFILQIPVLIMMTLAVVAFFYGAGSSVSMLGYLTSQRRSLPPPDSHQEKIDVGPYERSKPDGHYLQEIPYVYRVPHDRGDASVRPGNGRSPDILQTGPEPHTQVQESRKPEPGMAH